One segment of Strix aluco isolate bStrAlu1 chromosome 4, bStrAlu1.hap1, whole genome shotgun sequence DNA contains the following:
- the KDR gene encoding vascular endothelial growth factor receptor 2 isoform X1, protein MELGAARLLAVLLCLAPGLFISLDQPTLSIQKDVLTITANDTLNITCSGQRPLEWSWPSNQSSVEKRISVTDCSDGPYCKTLTLLKVIGNDTGDYRCLYRDKQAATTIYVYVQDYRSPFVTSVSDQLGIVYITKNKTVVVPCLGTVSNLNVSLHAKYPEKIFVPDGKSISWNNKKGFTIPSHLINYAGMVFCEAKIDDESYQSVIYIVAVVGYRIYDLTMNPHYQVELAVGEKLVLNCTVRTELNVGIDFKWDYPSIKEKRATIRDLKTTTGEVKKFVSTLTIDSVSLADKGRYTCAASSGRMNMKNSSYFIIHESPFIHLERMENVVETRLGDTVKIPIKFKGYPPPEVKWYKNGKAINANHTVKLGYTLVISEATEKDAGNYTVVLTNPTNKVQKRHMFTLLVNVPPQIGENALLAPVDSYKYGSTQALTCTVYAVPPPATVLWHWQLEEECTFNPQKVRSGANPYACRKWKVISERKGGNQVEIKHRVVTIAGKTKTVSTLVIQAANVSALYRCMATNRAGSSERVISFHVTRGLEINLQPRNQLTEKDNMSLQCTADKFTFEKLSWYKLSAHTSQTPFGGLPMPVCKNLNALQKLNATVSNTNGENVTLELILHNISLQDGGDYVCIAQDKKAKTQHCLVKHLTVQEPMAPTLIGNLENQTTNIGETIEVSCTANGIPPPNIMWFKNNETLVEDSGIVLKDGNKTLTIRRVRKEDGGLYTCLACNVLGCRKAVAFFSVEGAEEKTNLELIILVGTAVIAMFFWLLLVIILRTVKRANGGDMKTGYLSIIMDPDEVPIDEHCERLPYDASKWEFPRDRLKLGKPLGRGAFGQVIEADAFGIDKTATCKTVAVKMLKEGATHSEHRALMSELKILIHIGHHLNVVNLLGACTKPGGPLMVIVEYCKFGNLSAYLRSKRSEFVPYKNKNARFRQGKENYVGDVSADLKRRLDSITSSQSSASSGFVEERSLSDVEEEDAGPEDLCKNPLTMEDLICYSFQVARGMEFLASRKCIHRDLAARNILLSDNNVVKICDFGLARDIYKDPDYVRKGDARLPLKWMAPETIFDRVYTIQSDVWSFGVLLWEIFSLGASPYPGVKIDEEFCRRLKEGTRMRAPDYTTPEMYQTMLDCWHGDPKQRPTFSELVEHLGNLLQANVRQDGKDYIVLPLSVSLNMEEDSGLSLPTSPASCREEEEVCDPKFHYDNTAGISQYRQGSKRKSRPVSVKTFEDVPLVTTVKVVQEENQTDSGMVLASEELKTLEESDKQVKIPFSTLVPSKSNESVMSEASNQTSGYQSGYHSDDMDTTVYSSEETELLCAREASPPLCRTRGLTYDGAAQLSSPPL, encoded by the exons ATGGAgctcggcgcggcgcggctgCTGGCGGTCCTGCTGTGCCTGGCTCCCG gtttatttatttctctggaCCAGCCAACCCTTAGTATCCAAAAAGATGTCCTCACAATAACTGCAAATGACACTCTAAATATTACTTGCAG TGGTCAGAGACCACTGGAGTGGTCCTGGCCAAGCAACCAGAGCAGTGTTGAGAAGCGTATCTCTGTGACAGACTGCAGCGATGGCCCCTACTGCAAGACACTTACTCTCCTCAAAGTCATTGGCAATGACACAGGCGACTACAGGTGCCTTTACAGGGACAAACAGGCAGCTACGACCATTTATGTCTACGTTCAAG ATTACAGATCTCCATTTGTGACTTCAGTTAGTGATCAGCTTGGCATTGTATACATTACTAAGAATAAAACTGTGGTAGTGCCGTGCCTTGGAACTGTATCAAATCTCAATGTATCTCTACATGCG aaatatccAGAAAAGATATTTGTTCCTGATGGTAAATCAATTTCATGGAATAATAAAAAAGGCTTCACTATACCCAGTCATTTAATCAACTATGCGGGCATGGTCTTCTGTGAAGCTAAAATAGATGATGAAAGCTACCAGTCTGTGATATACATAGTTGCAGTTGTAG gATACCGAATTTATGACCTGACAATGAACCCACACTACCAAGTAGAGCTGGCAGTGGGAGAAAAACTTGTTCTCAATTGCACCGTAAGGACAGAGCTGAATGTAGGAATTGATTTTAAATGGGACTACCCTTCCATCAAG GAAAAACGTGCCACCATAAGGGATTTAAAAACCACTACAGGAGAAGTAAAGAAGTTTGTAAGCACTCTTACTATCGACAGTGTGTCCTTAGCTGACAAAGGTCGATATACTTGCGCAGCATCCAGTGGTCGTATGaacatgaaaaacagcagttACTTCATTATCCATG aaagtccTTTTATTCATCTGGAGAGAATGGAGAATGTAGTTGAGACAAGGCTAGGTGATACAGTCAAAATTCCCATCAAGTTTAAAGGATATCCTCCACCAGAGGTGAAATG gtataaaaatggaaaagctaTCAATGCAAATCATACAGTTAAACTTGGTTACACATTAGTGATCTCTGAAGCAACTGAAAAGGACGCTGGGAATTATACTGTTGTCCTTACAAACCCTACTAACAAGGTACAGAAGAGACACATGTTTACCCTGCTTGTGAATG TCCCCCCTCAGATCGGCGAGAATGCGCTGCTGGCCCCTGTTGACTCCTACAAGTACGGCTCGACACAGGCACTCACCTGCACCGTCTATGCTGTCCCACCGCCCGCCACTGTCCTGTGGCACTGGCAGCTGGAAGAGGAGTGCACTTTCAACCCCCA GAAAGTTCGCTCAGGAGCCAATCCGTATGCATGCAGGAAATGGAAAGTGATCTCGGAGAGAAAGGGTGGGAATCAGGTTGAAATTAAGCACCGAGTCGTTACTATTGCTGGGAAAACAAAG ACTGTGAGCACCCTCGTGATTCAAGCAGCAAATGTATCTGCTTTGTATAGATGTATGGCTACGAACAGAGCTGGGTCAAGTGAGAGAGTTATCTCCTTTCATGTGACCA GGGGTCTTGAAATTAATCTCCAGCCTCGGAATCAACTCACAGAGAAAGATAACATGTCCTTGCAATGCACGGCAGACAAATTCACCTTTGAGAAGCTATCGTGGTACAAACTCAGTGCTCACACTTCGCAGACTCCCTTTGGAGGGCTGCCCATGCCCGTTTGCAAGAATCTCAATGCTCTCCAGAAGCTGAATGCGACGGTTTCAAATACCAATGGTGAAAATGTCACCTTAGAGCTCATCCTCCATAACATCTCCCTCCAGGATGGAGGGGACTACGTTTGCATTGCTCAGGACAAAAAAGCTAAAACGCAGCATTGCCTGGTGAAGCACCTCACTGTTCAAG AGCCCATGGCACCCACACTCATAGGAAATCTGGAAAATCAAACAACAAACATTGGTGAAACCATAGAAGTGTCATGCACAGCAAATGGCATTCCTCCTCCAAACATTAtgtggtttaaaaataatgaaacccTTGTTGAAGATTCAG GTATTGTTTTGAAAGATGGAAACAAAACACTAACCATACGTCGAGTGAGGAAAGAAGATGGAGGGCTATacacctgccttgcctgcaatGTCCTCGGATGCAGAAAAGCAGTggcttttttttcagtggaag gcgctgaagagaaaacaaatctGGAGCTCATTATCCTCGTTGGCACTGCAGTGATTGCCATGTTCTTCTGGTTGCTTCTTGTAATCATCCTCCGGACCGTTAAGCGG GCCAACGGAGGGGACATGAAGACTGGCTACTTGTCAATCATCATGGATCCTGATGAAGTCCCTATAGACGAGCACTGCGAACGACTCCCATATGATGCCAGCAAGTGGGAGTTTCCCAGAGACCGGCTAAAGCTAG GTAAACCTCTTGGGCGTGGAGCTTTTGGCCAGGTCATAGAAGCAGATGCATTTGGGATTGACAAAACTGCTACCTGCAAAACAGTGGCTGTCAAAATGCTTAAAG AGGGTGCAACCCATAGTGAGCACAGAGCACTTATGTCAGAGCTGAAGATTCTCATTCATATTGGCCATCACCTCAATGTTGTCAATTTGCTTGGAGCCTGCACAAAGCCAGGAG GCCCACTCATGGTGATTGTGGAATATTGCAAGTTTGGAAATCTGTCAGCTTACCTACGGAGCAAGAGGAGTGAATTTGTCCCGTACAAG AATAAAAATGCCAGGTTTCGGCAGGGGAAGGAGAACTATGTTGGTGATGTCTCTGCAGACCTGAAGCGACGGTTGGACAGCATCACAAGCAGCCAGAGCTCAGCAAGCTCTGGCTTTGTGGAGGAGCGGTCCCTGAGTGACGTGGAAGAGGAGGATG CTGGTCCTGAAGACCTTTGCAAGAACCCTTTGACCATGGAGGACCTCATCTGTTACAGCTTCCAGGTGGCGAGGGGAATGGAGTTCTTGGCTTCACGCAAA TGCATCCACAGGGACCTGGCTGCTCGTAATATCCTCTTGTCAGACAATAACGTGGTCAAAATCTGTGATTTTGGCTTGGCTCGAGACATCTACAAAGACCCAGATTACGTCAGGAAAGGAGAT GCCAGACTACCCCTAAAATGGATGGCACCAGAAACCATTTTTGATAGAGTGTATACCATTCAGAGTGATGTATGGTCCTTTGGAGTTCTGCTATGGGAAATATTTTCACTAG GCGCATCGCCATACCCTGGAGTGAAAATTGATGAGGAATTTTGCAGAAGACTGAAAGAAGGAACAAGAATGAGAGCACCAGACTATACAACACCAGAAAT GTACCAAACAATGCTGGATTGCTGGCATGGAGATCCTAAGCAGAGACCAACTTTTTCAGAGCTGGTGGAGCACCTGGGGAATCTACTACAAGCCAACGTCCGTCAG GATGGTAAAGACTACATTGTCCTTCCTTTGTCAGTATCGCTGAATATGGAAGAGGATTCAGGTCTCTCTCTCCCAACTTCACCTGCTTCCTgtagggaggaagaggaagtcTGTGATCCTAAATTCCATTATGACAACACAGCAGGAATTAG TCAGTACCGACAAGGTAGCAAAAGAAAAAGTCGCCCTGTGAGTGTGAAAACATTTGAAGATGTCCCATTGGTAACCACTGTAAAAGTTGTTCAGGAG GAAAACCAGACAGATAGTGGGATGGTTCTTGCATCTGAAGAGCTGAAGACATTGGAAGAGAGCGATAAACAAGTGAAAATACCCTTTAG CACACTGGTGCCCAGCAAGAGTAACGAGTCTGTCATGTCAGAAGCCTCCAACCAGACGAGTGGGTACCAGTCAGGGTACCACTCAGACGACATGGACACCACCGTGTACTCCAGCGAGGAGACCGAACTCTTGTGCGCCCGGGAGGCTTCGCCCCCGCTCTGCCGCACGCGCGGGCTCACCTACGACGGTGCCGCACAGCTCTCCTCCCCGCCGCTCTAG
- the KDR gene encoding vascular endothelial growth factor receptor 2 isoform X2 — protein sequence MELGAARLLAVLLCLAPGLFISLDQPTLSIQKDVLTITANDTLNITCSGQRPLEWSWPSNQSSVEKRISVTDCSDGPYCKTLTLLKVIGNDTGDYRCLYRDKQAATTIYVYVQDYRSPFVTSVSDQLGIVYITKNKTVVVPCLGTVSNLNVSLHAKYPEKIFVPDGKSISWNNKKGFTIPSHLINYAGMVFCEAKIDDESYQSVIYIVAVVGYRIYDLTMNPHYQVELAVGEKLVLNCTVRTELNVGIDFKWDYPSIKEKRATIRDLKTTTGEVKKFVSTLTIDSVSLADKGRYTCAASSGRMNMKNSSYFIIHESPFIHLERMENVVETRLGDTVKIPIKFKGYPPPEVKWYKNGKAINANHTVKLGYTLVISEATEKDAGNYTVVLTNPTNKVQKRHMFTLLVNVPPQIGENALLAPVDSYKYGSTQALTCTVYAVPPPATVLWHWQLEEECTFNPQKVRSGANPYACRKWKVISERKGGNQVEIKHRVVTIAGKTKTVSTLVIQAANVSALYRCMATNRAGSSERVISFHVTRGLEINLQPRNQLTEKDNMSLQCTADKFTFEKLSWYKLSAHTSQTPFGGLPMPVCKNLNALQKLNATVSNTNGENVTLELILHNISLQDGGDYVCIAQDKKAKTQHCLVKHLTVQEPMAPTLIGNLENQTTNIGETIEVSCTANGIPPPNIMWFKNNETLVEDSGIVLKDGNKTLTIRRVRKEDGGLYTCLACNVLGCRKAVAFFSVEGAEEKTNLELIILVGTAVIAMFFWLLLVIILRTVKRANGGDMKTGYLSIIMDPDEVPIDEHCERLPYDASKWEFPRDRLKLGKPLGRGAFGQVIEADAFGIDKTATCKTVAVKMLKEGATHSEHRALMSELKILIHIGHHLNVVNLLGACTKPGGPLMVIVEYCKFGNLSAYLRSKRSEFVPYKNKNARFRQGKENYVGDVSADLKRRLDSITSSQSSASSGFVEERSLSDVEEEDAGPEDLCKNPLTMEDLICYSFQVARGMEFLASRKCIHRDLAARNILLSDNNVVKICDFGLARDIYKDPDYVRKGDARLPLKWMAPETIFDRVYTIQSDVWSFGVLLWEIFSLGASPYPGVKIDEEFCRRLKEGTRMRAPDYTTPEMYQTMLDCWHGDPKQRPTFSELVEHLGNLLQANVRQYR from the exons ATGGAgctcggcgcggcgcggctgCTGGCGGTCCTGCTGTGCCTGGCTCCCG gtttatttatttctctggaCCAGCCAACCCTTAGTATCCAAAAAGATGTCCTCACAATAACTGCAAATGACACTCTAAATATTACTTGCAG TGGTCAGAGACCACTGGAGTGGTCCTGGCCAAGCAACCAGAGCAGTGTTGAGAAGCGTATCTCTGTGACAGACTGCAGCGATGGCCCCTACTGCAAGACACTTACTCTCCTCAAAGTCATTGGCAATGACACAGGCGACTACAGGTGCCTTTACAGGGACAAACAGGCAGCTACGACCATTTATGTCTACGTTCAAG ATTACAGATCTCCATTTGTGACTTCAGTTAGTGATCAGCTTGGCATTGTATACATTACTAAGAATAAAACTGTGGTAGTGCCGTGCCTTGGAACTGTATCAAATCTCAATGTATCTCTACATGCG aaatatccAGAAAAGATATTTGTTCCTGATGGTAAATCAATTTCATGGAATAATAAAAAAGGCTTCACTATACCCAGTCATTTAATCAACTATGCGGGCATGGTCTTCTGTGAAGCTAAAATAGATGATGAAAGCTACCAGTCTGTGATATACATAGTTGCAGTTGTAG gATACCGAATTTATGACCTGACAATGAACCCACACTACCAAGTAGAGCTGGCAGTGGGAGAAAAACTTGTTCTCAATTGCACCGTAAGGACAGAGCTGAATGTAGGAATTGATTTTAAATGGGACTACCCTTCCATCAAG GAAAAACGTGCCACCATAAGGGATTTAAAAACCACTACAGGAGAAGTAAAGAAGTTTGTAAGCACTCTTACTATCGACAGTGTGTCCTTAGCTGACAAAGGTCGATATACTTGCGCAGCATCCAGTGGTCGTATGaacatgaaaaacagcagttACTTCATTATCCATG aaagtccTTTTATTCATCTGGAGAGAATGGAGAATGTAGTTGAGACAAGGCTAGGTGATACAGTCAAAATTCCCATCAAGTTTAAAGGATATCCTCCACCAGAGGTGAAATG gtataaaaatggaaaagctaTCAATGCAAATCATACAGTTAAACTTGGTTACACATTAGTGATCTCTGAAGCAACTGAAAAGGACGCTGGGAATTATACTGTTGTCCTTACAAACCCTACTAACAAGGTACAGAAGAGACACATGTTTACCCTGCTTGTGAATG TCCCCCCTCAGATCGGCGAGAATGCGCTGCTGGCCCCTGTTGACTCCTACAAGTACGGCTCGACACAGGCACTCACCTGCACCGTCTATGCTGTCCCACCGCCCGCCACTGTCCTGTGGCACTGGCAGCTGGAAGAGGAGTGCACTTTCAACCCCCA GAAAGTTCGCTCAGGAGCCAATCCGTATGCATGCAGGAAATGGAAAGTGATCTCGGAGAGAAAGGGTGGGAATCAGGTTGAAATTAAGCACCGAGTCGTTACTATTGCTGGGAAAACAAAG ACTGTGAGCACCCTCGTGATTCAAGCAGCAAATGTATCTGCTTTGTATAGATGTATGGCTACGAACAGAGCTGGGTCAAGTGAGAGAGTTATCTCCTTTCATGTGACCA GGGGTCTTGAAATTAATCTCCAGCCTCGGAATCAACTCACAGAGAAAGATAACATGTCCTTGCAATGCACGGCAGACAAATTCACCTTTGAGAAGCTATCGTGGTACAAACTCAGTGCTCACACTTCGCAGACTCCCTTTGGAGGGCTGCCCATGCCCGTTTGCAAGAATCTCAATGCTCTCCAGAAGCTGAATGCGACGGTTTCAAATACCAATGGTGAAAATGTCACCTTAGAGCTCATCCTCCATAACATCTCCCTCCAGGATGGAGGGGACTACGTTTGCATTGCTCAGGACAAAAAAGCTAAAACGCAGCATTGCCTGGTGAAGCACCTCACTGTTCAAG AGCCCATGGCACCCACACTCATAGGAAATCTGGAAAATCAAACAACAAACATTGGTGAAACCATAGAAGTGTCATGCACAGCAAATGGCATTCCTCCTCCAAACATTAtgtggtttaaaaataatgaaacccTTGTTGAAGATTCAG GTATTGTTTTGAAAGATGGAAACAAAACACTAACCATACGTCGAGTGAGGAAAGAAGATGGAGGGCTATacacctgccttgcctgcaatGTCCTCGGATGCAGAAAAGCAGTggcttttttttcagtggaag gcgctgaagagaaaacaaatctGGAGCTCATTATCCTCGTTGGCACTGCAGTGATTGCCATGTTCTTCTGGTTGCTTCTTGTAATCATCCTCCGGACCGTTAAGCGG GCCAACGGAGGGGACATGAAGACTGGCTACTTGTCAATCATCATGGATCCTGATGAAGTCCCTATAGACGAGCACTGCGAACGACTCCCATATGATGCCAGCAAGTGGGAGTTTCCCAGAGACCGGCTAAAGCTAG GTAAACCTCTTGGGCGTGGAGCTTTTGGCCAGGTCATAGAAGCAGATGCATTTGGGATTGACAAAACTGCTACCTGCAAAACAGTGGCTGTCAAAATGCTTAAAG AGGGTGCAACCCATAGTGAGCACAGAGCACTTATGTCAGAGCTGAAGATTCTCATTCATATTGGCCATCACCTCAATGTTGTCAATTTGCTTGGAGCCTGCACAAAGCCAGGAG GCCCACTCATGGTGATTGTGGAATATTGCAAGTTTGGAAATCTGTCAGCTTACCTACGGAGCAAGAGGAGTGAATTTGTCCCGTACAAG AATAAAAATGCCAGGTTTCGGCAGGGGAAGGAGAACTATGTTGGTGATGTCTCTGCAGACCTGAAGCGACGGTTGGACAGCATCACAAGCAGCCAGAGCTCAGCAAGCTCTGGCTTTGTGGAGGAGCGGTCCCTGAGTGACGTGGAAGAGGAGGATG CTGGTCCTGAAGACCTTTGCAAGAACCCTTTGACCATGGAGGACCTCATCTGTTACAGCTTCCAGGTGGCGAGGGGAATGGAGTTCTTGGCTTCACGCAAA TGCATCCACAGGGACCTGGCTGCTCGTAATATCCTCTTGTCAGACAATAACGTGGTCAAAATCTGTGATTTTGGCTTGGCTCGAGACATCTACAAAGACCCAGATTACGTCAGGAAAGGAGAT GCCAGACTACCCCTAAAATGGATGGCACCAGAAACCATTTTTGATAGAGTGTATACCATTCAGAGTGATGTATGGTCCTTTGGAGTTCTGCTATGGGAAATATTTTCACTAG GCGCATCGCCATACCCTGGAGTGAAAATTGATGAGGAATTTTGCAGAAGACTGAAAGAAGGAACAAGAATGAGAGCACCAGACTATACAACACCAGAAAT GTACCAAACAATGCTGGATTGCTGGCATGGAGATCCTAAGCAGAGACCAACTTTTTCAGAGCTGGTGGAGCACCTGGGGAATCTACTACAAGCCAACGTCCGTCAG TATCGCTGA